In one Arachis duranensis cultivar V14167 chromosome 9, aradu.V14167.gnm2.J7QH, whole genome shotgun sequence genomic region, the following are encoded:
- the LOC110275711 gene encoding uncharacterized protein LOC110275711, which produces MLLFSATWQENWDKWKIRIMVLWSLTLQTILIFLGSKRKRSRNILLRFILWISYMYADWLATISLGVISSKVTEQNGDSVAPKQVVMALWAPLLLLHLGGPDTITAYSMEDNQLWPRKLITFGFQVMVAIYILIRAWTPNTDLNVLAIPILIAGIVKIGERIWGLRSASNQRFKESLFPEPDPGPNYARYMESYMAASREGFSVNVESLIESPYVGDQTHAAAEGNIIPLPETDTFGGAQVVTIADKFLKTFKRLFADLILTVHDVLESRLSLQNAKSEQVFEVMEVELGFMYDLFYTKAKVVYSSIGVFFRFLTLSCSFSVLCAFYVMEKSPYPKAELIITYVLLYGSVFLELYSIFSLLFSDWTKLLLSKHKNRVASLLISAVSKLQFGEHKKWSGRIGQFNLISFCLKAKRERCGVLYKISRHKFCLKCRNAFKNGVAKCCVAQMIQGVYQDFQKFMHDDFEIVDDDLKNIIFQHLRTKIELVAKEIKDEMKVANEIKKFCNHRGGQVLQTLDDDDDVRWSVEKEFDKSVLLWHIATELCYISDTGDLTGKPNYKKASKLLSDYMLHLLVMSPFMLPNGIGEIRFQDTCAEAIEFFKERRSIQNMNKACKKLLKICKESKKVPPSQVKGDKSKSVFFEGCMLATLIRELKEKKDWRENQMWKVISEVWVEMLAYAACHCNGIHHAQQLRRGGELLTHVWLLMAHLGMTDQFQISEGHGRKKLVRK; this is translated from the coding sequence ATGCTGCTTTTTTCAGCTACCTGGCAGGAAAACTGGGACAAATGGAAGATCCGCATTATGGTTCTCTGGAGCCTCACATTGCAAACCATCCTCATCTTTCTTGGAAGCAAGAGAAAGCGCAGCAGAAACATCTTGCTCCGATTCATACTTTGGATATCCTACATGTATGCAGATTGGCTTGCAACAATCTCACTCGGCGTCATTTCAAGCAAAGTAACAGAACAGAACGGTGATTCTGTTGCGCCAAAGCAAGTCGTTATGGCTCTCTGGGCCCCACTTCTTCTCCTTCACCTCGGCGGCCCGGACACCATAACGGCTTATTCAATGGAAGACAATCAGCTGTGGCCAAGGAAATTGATAACCTTTGGTTTTCAAGTCATGGTTGCCATTTATATCCTTATCAGAGCATGGACGCCGAACACCGACTTGAATGTTTTGGCAATACCAATATTAATCGCTGGTATTGTCAAAATTGGGGAGAGAATTTGGGGTTTAAGATCAGCAAGCAACCAACGTTTCAAGGAATCGTTGTTTCCGGAGCCGGATCCAGGGCCTAATTATGCGAGATACATGGAGTCCTACATGGCTGCATCTCGAGAAGGTTTCTCTGTTAACGTAGAAAGCCTAATTGAATCTCCTTATGTCGGTGATCAAACTCATGCTGCCGCAGAAGGGAACATTATTCCGTTACCGGAAACCGACACTTTCGGTGGAGCTCAAGTTGTGACCATTGCTGACAAGTTCTTGAAGACTTTCAAGCGACTTTTCGCTGATCTCATTCTCACCGTCCACGACGTGTTGGAAAGCAGACTGTCTTTACAGAATGCGAAAAGCGAGCAAGTTTTCGAAGTGATGGAGGTTGAGCTTGGTTTCATGTATGATCTGTTCTACACAAAGGCGAAAGTGGTTTATTCCTCTATTGGTGTTTTTTTCCGCTTCTTAACGCTATCGTGCAGTTTCAGTGTGCTGTGTGCGTTCTATGTCATGGAGAAGAGTCCGTATCCGAAAGCCGAATTGATCATCACATATGTGTTGCTGTATGGATCTGTCTTCCTAGAATTGTATTCaatattttctttattgttcTCAGATTGGACAAAACTATTGCTGAGTAAGCACAAGAACAGAGTGGCTTCTCTTTTGATTTCGGCCGTTTCGAAACTCCAATTCGGAGAACACAAGAAGTGGTCAGGGCGAATTGGCCAGTTTAACCTCATAAGCTTTTGCTTGAAAGCTAAGAGGGAAAGATGCGGCGTCCTTTACAAGATTTCAAGACATAAATTCTGCCTCAAGTGTAGAAATGCTTTCAAAAATGGTGTGGCCAAGTGTTGTGTTGCTCAAATGATTCAAGGTGTTTATCAAGACTTTCAGAAATTCATGCATGACGATTTTGAGATTGTAGATGATGACCTCAAGAATATCATCTTTCAGCACTTGAGAACAAAAATCGAACTCGTCGCGAAAGAGATTAAGGATGAGATGAAGGTGGCAAACGAGATAAAGAAATTTtgcaaccacagaggcggccaagtgcttcaaactttagatgatgatgatgatgtaagGTGGAGTGTTGAGAAAGAATTTGACAAGAGCGTTCTTCTTTGGCACATAGCAACTGAATTATGCTACATTTCAGACACTGGTGATTTAACCGGGAAACCGAATTACAAAAAAGCAAGCAAATTATTATCAGATTATATGCTGCATCTTTTGGTTATGAGTCCGTTCATGCTGCCGAATGGAATTGGGGAGATCAGGTTCCAAGACACGTGCGCGGAGGCGATTGAATTTTTCAAGGAGAGAAGATCCATACAGAACATGAACAAAGCTTGCAAGAAGCTACTCAAGATTTGCAAGGAGAGTAAGAAGGTTCCTCCTTCACAGGTAAAAGGAGATAAAAGCAAGTCAGTGTTTTTCGAAGGGTGCATGCTGGCAACACTAATCAGAGAgttgaaggaaaagaaagatTGGAGGGAAAACCAGATGTGGAAGGTAATTAGTGAAGTGTGGGTTGAAATGCTGGCTTATGCTGCTTGCCACTGTAATGGGATTCATCATGCTCAGCAGCTAAGGCGTGGTGGAGAGCTTCTTACACATGTTTGGCTTCTTATGGCACATCTTGGTATGACGGATCAGTTTCAAATCTCTGAGGGGCATGGAAGGAAAAAGTTGGTACGCAAGTGA